In Acidobacteriota bacterium, the following are encoded in one genomic region:
- a CDS encoding sodium/solute symporter (Members of the Solute:Sodium Symporter (SSS), TC 2.A.21 as described in tcdb.org, catalyze solute:Na+ symport. Known solutes for members of the family include sugars, amino acids, nucleosides, inositols, vitamins, urea or anions, depending on the system.), protein MALLCQIQLQWMDYGLIVAYALLVLAIGFGFSRQQASSTNFLLAGRSMGWVSVGISQLASLLSAISYLGTPGEAYGYDLQYLLFSICGFLCVPLAVYLFLDFFYRLKVTSIYEYLERRFNFPTRLLASAVFIISRLAWMATIVVAVSLAIEELTGIEPAVSIVLTTAVATAYTLVGGMKAIIWTDVLQFFLFTLGLAAAVALIFWKDPASELLAVMVRDDKLRMFNFSLDPATRITVWMAVTAGAVNGVANLTDQVSMQRYLSCGSLRDARRAVWFKPFLSIPVTVLIYGLGLALYAHHQLNPELAVGVGSADRAFPHFVLNEMHGGLAGLILAAIFAAAMSSIDSGTHTISTVCVEDYYKRLIRPDAPDRQCLRLARGLTLIWAVVIAVVAQFLTGQDTIVGTMASVAAPFFGCAVGMFVLGTSTRRATGWGASLGALVGYGLVLVTKYWLFKIDGQWLLLPGGPDIYTAATVEQVSKFWLTFISFAGTVIPGYLISLASPPSSRASLRGLTLWDRKGEA, encoded by the coding sequence TTGGCTTTGCTCTGCCAGATTCAACTGCAGTGGATGGACTACGGGCTGATCGTGGCCTACGCCCTGCTGGTGCTGGCGATCGGTTTCGGATTTTCGCGCCAGCAGGCCAGCTCGACCAACTTCCTGCTGGCGGGCCGATCCATGGGCTGGGTGTCGGTCGGCATCTCCCAACTGGCCAGCCTGCTGTCGGCCATCAGCTACCTGGGTACGCCGGGCGAAGCCTACGGGTATGACCTGCAGTATCTCCTCTTCAGCATCTGCGGCTTTCTGTGCGTGCCCCTGGCGGTCTATCTGTTCCTGGACTTCTTCTATCGACTGAAGGTGACCTCCATCTACGAATACCTGGAACGGAGGTTCAACTTTCCCACCCGGCTCCTGGCCAGCGCGGTCTTCATCATCTCGCGCCTGGCCTGGATGGCCACCATCGTGGTGGCCGTCTCCCTGGCCATCGAGGAACTCACCGGAATCGAGCCCGCCGTCTCCATCGTCCTGACCACGGCGGTGGCCACCGCCTATACCCTGGTGGGCGGCATGAAGGCCATCATCTGGACCGACGTCCTGCAGTTTTTCCTCTTCACCCTGGGCCTGGCCGCAGCCGTCGCCCTGATCTTCTGGAAGGATCCGGCCTCTGAACTGCTGGCCGTGATGGTCCGCGACGACAAGCTGAGGATGTTCAACTTCAGCCTGGACCCCGCGACCCGCATCACCGTCTGGATGGCCGTGACCGCCGGCGCCGTCAACGGCGTGGCCAACCTGACCGACCAGGTCAGCATGCAGCGCTACCTCTCCTGCGGATCGCTGCGAGACGCCCGGCGGGCGGTGTGGTTCAAGCCCTTCCTGTCGATACCGGTCACCGTGCTGATTTACGGCCTGGGCCTGGCTCTCTACGCCCACCACCAGTTGAACCCGGAACTGGCCGTGGGGGTTGGGAGCGCCGACCGCGCCTTTCCCCACTTCGTCCTGAACGAAATGCACGGCGGCCTGGCCGGCCTCATCCTGGCGGCCATATTCGCGGCCGCCATGTCCAGCATCGATTCGGGAACCCACACCATCAGCACCGTCTGCGTGGAAGACTACTACAAGCGGCTGATTCGGCCCGATGCTCCCGACAGACAATGCCTGCGGCTGGCCCGTGGCCTGACGCTGATCTGGGCCGTCGTGATCGCGGTGGTGGCGCAGTTCCTGACCGGCCAGGACACCATCGTAGGCACCATGGCTTCGGTGGCGGCCCCGTTTTTCGGATGTGCGGTCGGCATGTTCGTCCTGGGAACCTCGACCCGGCGGGCCACGGGCTGGGGGGCTTCATTGGGGGCGCTGGTGGGCTACGGACTGGTGCTGGTGACCAAGTACTGGCTGTTCAAGATCGACGGGCAGTGGCTCCTGCTGCCGGGTGGGCCGGATATCTACACCGCTGCCACCGTCGAGCAGGTCTCCAAGTTCTGGCTGACCTTCATCAGCTTCGCGGGCACGGTCATTCCCGGCTACCTGATCAGCCTGGCTTCCCCTCCCTCCTCCAGGGCCTCACTGCGGGGCCTGACCCTGTGGGACCGGAAGGGAGAGGCTTGA
- a CDS encoding D-2-hydroxyacid dehydrogenase, whose product MKVVLDSEADREFVADLRNSFPSIDFCEAPTQADQIREIPDAEVLFGAITPAVFEAAGKLRWCHFVGAGFDPLVRGNPAFVASDVVLTNAPATHAIAMADHVMAMVLMLAHRMVDMLDDQRARRWDVDKYRAQITELDGTTMGILALGAIGRAVAVRARAFGMRVYGVDVKPMEPPPGVTEAWTLEGLDRLLEISDWFVVTAPLTDGTAGLLGRERIGRLKQGGRLIVISRGGIVDEAAVADGLRSGSIAGAGFDATKPEPPADDSPLWDMPNVLISPHVSGDSPQTWERRYRIFKDNLERYLKGEPLLNICDKRAGF is encoded by the coding sequence ATGAAAGTTGTCCTAGACAGCGAAGCCGACCGCGAGTTCGTCGCGGATCTCAGGAACTCTTTTCCATCAATAGACTTCTGTGAAGCTCCTACCCAGGCCGATCAGATCCGGGAGATCCCCGACGCCGAGGTCCTGTTCGGGGCCATCACCCCGGCCGTCTTCGAGGCGGCCGGGAAGTTGCGCTGGTGCCACTTCGTGGGAGCCGGGTTCGACCCGCTGGTGCGCGGCAATCCCGCCTTCGTGGCCAGCGACGTGGTGCTGACCAACGCGCCCGCCACCCATGCCATCGCCATGGCCGACCACGTCATGGCCATGGTTCTGATGCTCGCCCACCGGATGGTGGACATGCTGGACGATCAGCGGGCCCGCCGCTGGGACGTCGACAAGTACCGGGCCCAGATTACGGAGCTCGACGGCACCACCATGGGGATTCTGGCCCTGGGCGCCATCGGCCGGGCCGTGGCCGTACGGGCCCGGGCCTTCGGCATGCGGGTCTACGGCGTGGACGTGAAGCCCATGGAGCCGCCGCCGGGAGTGACCGAGGCCTGGACTCTGGAGGGCCTGGACCGGTTGCTCGAGATCTCCGACTGGTTCGTGGTGACGGCCCCCCTCACCGACGGCACGGCAGGACTGCTGGGCCGGGAGCGAATCGGCCGACTCAAGCAGGGCGGCCGCCTGATCGTCATCTCGCGGGGCGGCATCGTGGACGAGGCGGCGGTGGCGGACGGGCTGAGGTCGGGGAGCATCGCCGGGGCCGGCTTCGACGCCACCAAGCCCGAACCCCCAGCGGACGACAGCCCGCTCTGGGACATGCCCAACGTGCTGATCTCCCCCCACGTCTCCGGCGACTCCCCCCAGACCTGGGAACGCCGCTACCGGATCTTCAAGGACAACCTGGAGCGCTACCTCAAGGGGGAGCCCCTGCTGAATATCTGCGACAAGCGGGCCGGGTTCTGA
- a CDS encoding Nramp family divalent metal transporter has product MTNDSNQRRDNPPAPDNPGEGAASDPTGFVPPHPGSRKMPRWNPGELIDAPRFVRKHWYAFLGPGLVAGAGAIGGGEWLLGPLVTARYGGALLWLATLSILAQGLYNIEISRYTLYTGEPIFTGKFRTAPGPRFWLAVYLILDFGSVFPYLAATAATPVMILLLGGQMPDPDAVPLHWWMHKLTATGIFAASVIPLIFGGKVYNSLKAVMSFKLVTVFGFLLIVALLYSSPSTWVDIGSGFFKFGTVPVMSGEDRNGNGRLDPGEDWDGDGHLDVVERRLEPSVDSDGDGRPDTWERGPQGQLVKHEDLDGDGFLDGPNVENVFVSWFGKGVLPTIDFTLIAFIAAMAAIAGNGGLSNTPISNFTRDQGWGMGHHVGAIPSMVGGQGITLSHVGSVFEVNRQSLPRWQRWYRHVVRDQCAIWIPACFIGLALPSMLSVEFLRRGTEADRWNAAALTAEGVGRQAANPPEGVLASMTGLSEILGGTAWGNLFWASTLFCGFMVLAPTMVGHIDGVVRRWLDTIWTSSSRLRQVDPARIGRIYFGLIMGYSALGLAMLWLNAPTALIKFATISYNFALGISCCHTLILNTVLLPRELRPGWFVRIAMALGGLFFFLLGLAATLRELGQI; this is encoded by the coding sequence ATGACCAACGACAGCAACCAGAGACGGGACAACCCTCCGGCCCCGGATAACCCCGGCGAAGGGGCTGCCTCGGATCCGACCGGATTCGTTCCTCCCCATCCCGGTTCCCGGAAGATGCCGCGCTGGAACCCGGGCGAGCTGATCGACGCTCCCAGGTTCGTCCGGAAGCACTGGTATGCCTTTCTGGGACCCGGCCTGGTGGCGGGGGCGGGGGCAATCGGCGGCGGCGAGTGGCTGCTGGGTCCGCTGGTGACGGCCCGCTACGGGGGGGCGCTGCTGTGGCTGGCCACGCTAAGCATCCTGGCCCAGGGGCTCTACAACATCGAGATCAGCCGCTACACCCTCTACACCGGCGAACCCATCTTCACCGGCAAATTCCGGACCGCTCCGGGCCCGCGATTCTGGCTGGCCGTATACCTGATTCTGGATTTCGGCTCGGTCTTTCCCTATCTGGCCGCCACCGCGGCCACCCCGGTCATGATCCTGCTGCTTGGCGGCCAGATGCCCGACCCGGACGCGGTGCCGCTGCACTGGTGGATGCACAAGCTCACCGCCACCGGCATCTTCGCTGCCTCGGTGATTCCGCTGATTTTCGGAGGCAAGGTCTACAACTCGCTGAAGGCGGTGATGTCCTTCAAGCTGGTCACGGTGTTCGGCTTCCTGCTGATTGTGGCGCTGCTCTATTCCAGCCCCTCGACCTGGGTCGACATCGGGAGCGGCTTCTTCAAGTTCGGGACCGTTCCCGTTATGAGCGGCGAGGACCGCAACGGCAACGGAAGGCTCGACCCCGGCGAGGACTGGGACGGGGACGGCCATCTGGACGTGGTCGAACGACGGCTGGAACCTAGTGTCGACTCCGACGGCGACGGCCGGCCCGACACCTGGGAACGGGGCCCCCAGGGGCAACTGGTGAAGCACGAGGACCTGGACGGGGATGGATTCCTGGACGGCCCCAACGTGGAGAACGTGTTCGTTTCCTGGTTCGGCAAGGGGGTTCTGCCCACCATCGATTTCACCCTGATCGCCTTCATTGCCGCCATGGCCGCCATCGCCGGCAACGGCGGGCTGAGCAATACGCCCATCAGCAACTTCACCCGCGACCAGGGATGGGGCATGGGACATCATGTGGGCGCCATTCCCAGCATGGTGGGAGGGCAAGGAATAACCCTGTCCCACGTGGGGTCCGTCTTCGAGGTGAACCGGCAATCGCTGCCGCGCTGGCAGCGCTGGTACCGGCACGTGGTGCGCGACCAGTGCGCCATCTGGATTCCCGCCTGCTTCATCGGCCTGGCCCTGCCCAGCATGTTGTCGGTGGAGTTCCTGCGGCGCGGCACCGAGGCCGACCGCTGGAATGCGGCGGCGCTGACGGCCGAAGGGGTGGGCAGGCAGGCCGCCAACCCTCCCGAAGGCGTGCTGGCATCCATGACGGGGCTCTCGGAGATCCTGGGAGGCACTGCCTGGGGGAACCTCTTCTGGGCTTCGACCCTCTTTTGCGGGTTTATGGTGCTGGCCCCCACCATGGTGGGACACATCGACGGGGTGGTCCGCCGCTGGCTGGATACGATCTGGACATCCAGCTCCAGGCTCCGGCAGGTGGATCCGGCCAGGATCGGCAGGATCTACTTCGGGCTGATCATGGGCTACTCCGCTTTGGGCCTGGCCATGCTCTGGCTGAACGCGCCCACGGCGCTGATCAAGTTCGCCACCATCAGCTACAATTTCGCGCTGGGCATCAGTTGCTGCCATACCCTGATCCTCAACACGGTCCTGCTTCCACGGGAACTGAGGCCGGGCTGGTTCGTTCGCATCGCCATGGCTCTGGGCGGCCTCTTCTTTTTCCTTCTGGGACTGGCGGCGACCTTGCGGGAGCTGGGGCAGATTTGA
- a CDS encoding ABC-F family ATP-binding cassette domain-containing protein, with the protein MIRLSAARKHFGSQSLFEDLDWLITSTDRIGLVGGNGTGKTTLLKILGGMEPLDGGLFSAPKDMTAGYLPQDGLSLSGRTVLEECLSVFGHLLELEEEMEALTHRMAEVDPRSDEYHRITVRYHRIETEFQGREGYSLEAQASTVLNGLGFAPADSNRPTEDLSGGWQMRLALAKLLLIKPRLLLLDEPTNHLDLEARNWLQQYLNEYPYAFVLVSHDRYMLDATVNKILELWNRRAYFYIGNYERYLAQKSARQAQLQAAYRNQREKIERLELFINRFRYQATRAKQVQSRIKELEKIERIELPAQEKTIQFAFPQPPRSGSMVAEFREVAKSYDGNPVFQGMSFVINRGDRIGLVGVNGAGKSTLIKILAGSEPATAGEFRLGHNVEVDHFAQDQYKELDPDARLIDDVSSIAPSALSGQTQLRTLLGCFLFSSDEVYKQIRVLSGGERNRYALLRMLLRPRNFLLLDEPTNHLDLRAKDVLLEALQEFSGTVVFVSHDRYFIDKLATRIFEIDGGKFQDYLGNYEDYLRRKNQVALQRDHREEPPRAENSGGPGDRSQTPLPRKKINPVLVRKMKERHQGLEEEITRCEVEIATQELDLGTFKSAKESIRLVKLVERNRKRLDEMIQEWEELSRTLEETDRKPSVPPS; encoded by the coding sequence ATGATTCGACTTTCCGCAGCCAGAAAACATTTCGGCTCCCAGAGCTTGTTCGAAGACCTCGACTGGCTTATCACGTCGACGGATCGCATTGGACTGGTGGGCGGGAACGGGACAGGCAAGACAACGCTGCTGAAGATCCTGGGGGGGATGGAGCCGCTCGATGGCGGTCTGTTTTCTGCGCCGAAGGATATGACTGCCGGATACCTTCCTCAGGATGGCCTGTCACTGTCAGGGCGCACGGTTCTGGAAGAATGCCTCTCGGTTTTTGGCCATCTGCTCGAACTCGAAGAAGAAATGGAAGCCCTGACTCACCGGATGGCCGAAGTTGATCCGCGCAGCGACGAGTACCACCGGATCACGGTTCGTTATCACCGGATCGAGACCGAATTTCAGGGTCGGGAAGGCTACTCGCTGGAGGCGCAGGCCAGCACGGTGCTGAATGGCCTGGGCTTTGCGCCCGCAGATTCAAACCGTCCGACGGAAGATCTCTCCGGAGGCTGGCAAATGCGCCTGGCGCTGGCCAAGCTCTTGCTGATCAAGCCCAGGCTCCTATTGCTGGACGAGCCGACCAATCACCTCGATCTCGAGGCCCGCAACTGGTTGCAACAGTATCTGAATGAGTACCCGTATGCCTTCGTCCTGGTCTCCCACGACCGTTACATGCTGGATGCCACGGTGAACAAGATTCTCGAGCTGTGGAATCGTCGCGCCTACTTTTACATCGGGAACTACGAACGCTACCTGGCACAGAAATCCGCGCGCCAAGCTCAACTTCAGGCGGCCTATCGCAACCAGCGGGAAAAGATCGAGCGCCTTGAACTCTTCATCAATCGCTTCCGCTACCAGGCCACCAGGGCGAAGCAGGTACAGAGCCGGATCAAGGAACTCGAGAAGATTGAACGGATCGAATTACCCGCCCAGGAAAAGACTATCCAATTCGCGTTTCCTCAGCCACCCAGGAGCGGAAGCATGGTGGCCGAGTTTCGCGAGGTCGCCAAGAGTTATGACGGCAATCCAGTATTCCAGGGCATGAGCTTCGTCATCAACCGCGGGGATCGCATAGGCCTGGTGGGGGTGAATGGAGCGGGGAAATCCACACTGATCAAGATACTGGCTGGAAGCGAGCCGGCAACGGCAGGTGAATTTCGGCTGGGACACAACGTGGAAGTCGACCATTTTGCACAGGACCAGTACAAGGAGCTCGACCCAGACGCCCGCCTGATCGACGACGTCTCGAGCATCGCACCCAGTGCCCTGAGCGGCCAGACGCAGCTGCGCACTCTGCTCGGCTGCTTCCTGTTTTCGAGTGACGAGGTCTACAAGCAGATTCGCGTTCTCTCGGGTGGCGAGCGCAACCGCTATGCGCTCCTCCGCATGTTGCTGCGGCCTCGCAATTTTCTGCTACTCGACGAGCCCACCAACCACCTCGACCTGCGAGCCAAGGACGTACTGCTGGAAGCGCTGCAAGAGTTCAGCGGAACCGTAGTCTTTGTTTCCCACGATCGTTATTTCATCGACAAGCTGGCAACGCGAATCTTTGAAATCGACGGCGGCAAATTCCAGGACTATCTCGGAAACTATGAAGACTACTTGCGGCGAAAGAACCAGGTCGCGCTCCAACGGGACCATCGAGAGGAGCCGCCGCGCGCAGAGAATTCAGGGGGACCCGGAGACCGGAGTCAAACACCTTTGCCACGGAAGAAGATAAATCCCGTTCTTGTCCGGAAAATGAAGGAGCGGCACCAGGGGTTGGAGGAAGAAATCACCCGGTGTGAAGTGGAAATTGCGACTCAGGAGCTGGATCTGGGAACTTTCAAGAGTGCAAAGGAATCAATCCGCCTCGTCAAACTGGTGGAGCGCAACCGCAAGCGGTTGGATGAAATGATCCAAGAGTGGGAGGAACTTTCCAGAACTCTGGAAGAAACGGACAGGAAGCCTTCCGTACCACCGAGTTAA
- a CDS encoding aldolase/citrate lyase family protein, which produces MRANNTKAKLKRGESVYGCFVRYPDPALVEMLARFEWDFMVFESEHGRLDPRTCEEMVRAAESNGITPIVRVTTNSPSIILRFLDTGAQGIIVPQVNSAEEAERAVAAVKFQPRGNRGLSASRAADYGEGLSFGDHVLQSNRETLVVLYVETAEAVRQLPRILAVEGVDVVNVGRTDLSHSLGVAGQPEHPRMRQCLQEILAGLRNSPVSLGIMAANPEAARQWRARGARYISINLESLLKQSIGEFLSGVRG; this is translated from the coding sequence GTGCGGGCCAACAATACCAAAGCCAAGCTCAAGAGAGGAGAGTCCGTATACGGCTGCTTCGTGCGCTACCCCGACCCCGCCCTGGTGGAGATGCTGGCCCGATTCGAGTGGGATTTCATGGTGTTCGAAAGCGAGCACGGCCGGCTGGACCCGCGCACCTGCGAAGAGATGGTGAGGGCCGCCGAGTCGAACGGCATCACCCCCATCGTGCGAGTGACCACCAATTCCCCCTCGATCATCCTGAGATTTCTGGACACCGGCGCCCAGGGCATCATCGTTCCTCAGGTCAACTCGGCCGAAGAAGCCGAACGGGCGGTGGCGGCCGTCAAGTTCCAGCCTAGGGGCAATCGAGGGCTGTCTGCGTCCAGGGCCGCCGATTACGGCGAGGGGCTCTCCTTCGGGGATCACGTCCTCCAGTCCAACCGGGAAACCCTGGTGGTCCTCTACGTGGAGACGGCGGAAGCCGTGCGGCAACTGCCGAGGATTCTGGCGGTGGAAGGCGTCGACGTGGTCAACGTGGGCCGCACCGATCTCTCCCATTCGCTGGGGGTGGCCGGACAGCCCGAGCATCCCCGCATGCGGCAGTGCCTCCAGGAAATCCTGGCCGGCCTGCGCAACTCGCCGGTGTCCCTGGGCATCATGGCCGCCAACCCCGAGGCGGCCCGCCAGTGGCGCGCCCGAGGGGCACGCTACATCAGCATCAACCTGGAGTCGCTATTGAAGCAATCGATAGGGGAGTTCCTGAGCGGCGTGCGGGGGTAA
- a CDS encoding SMP-30/gluconolactonase/LRE family protein: MTSPSRWQFQQVAGPFGLTEGPAWDGEALLFSNFPNNRILRYAHQTQKTEIYRRDTRMANGLMLDRRGRLYACEAAGRCIACYHRDGTRTVVADTFQGRRLNSPNDLAIDLKGRIWFSDPDYSSHWAQAIGPPELEHKSIYRLDPRSDGSWSIQRMTHDTARPNGLLVTPDLRRLYVAESDFQGDRQLRAYPILEDGALGPCEVLRDFAPHRGIDGMCLDAEGNLVAAAGWERSGPGGMIYVLDARGRVLERHPTPCERPTNCSWGDQDLRTLYLTSVCGRLYRIETGRKGWLLYP, from the coding sequence GTGACATCTCCCTCCAGATGGCAGTTCCAGCAGGTTGCGGGACCCTTCGGGCTAACGGAGGGACCCGCCTGGGATGGCGAGGCCCTGCTGTTCAGCAACTTCCCCAACAACCGCATCCTGCGTTATGCCCACCAAACACAAAAGACGGAAATCTACCGCCGGGACACCCGCATGGCCAACGGCCTGATGCTGGACAGGCGCGGCCGGCTCTACGCCTGCGAAGCCGCCGGGAGGTGCATCGCCTGTTACCACCGGGACGGGACCCGGACGGTCGTCGCCGACACTTTCCAGGGCAGGAGGCTCAACAGCCCCAACGACCTGGCCATCGACCTCAAGGGCCGCATCTGGTTCTCCGATCCCGACTACAGCAGCCACTGGGCCCAGGCCATCGGTCCGCCGGAGCTGGAACACAAATCCATCTACCGACTGGACCCCCGAAGCGACGGAAGCTGGTCCATTCAACGGATGACCCATGACACCGCCCGTCCCAACGGCCTGCTGGTCACGCCGGACCTCCGGAGGCTCTACGTGGCCGAGAGCGACTTCCAGGGAGACCGCCAACTGCGAGCCTATCCCATTCTGGAAGACGGCGCCCTGGGCCCCTGCGAGGTCCTGCGCGATTTTGCCCCCCACCGCGGCATCGACGGCATGTGTCTGGATGCCGAGGGCAACCTGGTGGCCGCCGCCGGCTGGGAGAGGAGCGGCCCCGGCGGCATGATCTACGTCCTCGACGCTCGAGGACGCGTCCTGGAACGCCATCCGACCCCCTGCGAGCGGCCCACCAACTGCAGTTGGGGCGACCAGGATCTGCGCACGCTCTACCTCACCTCCGTCTGCGGCCGGCTGTACCGAATCGAAACCGGGCGCAAAGGCTGGCTGCTCTATCCCTGA
- a CDS encoding sodium:alanine symporter family protein, giving the protein MQEFLETLANLVWGPPMLALTVGTGLFLTVRLRGLQFQRLWSSLYLALVTRRESGAQGDVTHFQALMTALSATVGTGNIAGVATAIVSGGPGALFWMWVTGLVGMATKFAEALLGVKYRILGPRGEMSGGPMHYLSRGFNQPALAALYAFLAAFTLTVGGNMTQSHSIAEAMRAGLGVPTLWTGAITAAVTAVVILGGIRSIARVASALVPTMIVIYCLAGLLALALHWQAIPSVLAEVFRGAFTPAAAVGGFAGAAVLKAIRYGVARGVNSNESGMGTAGIAAAAAQTRHPVTQALVSMTQTFIDTLVVCSVTGFIILGTGAWKGGASGAALTTAAFREGLPLWLHGDVIVAITLPLFAFSTILGNNYYSEKALEYLFGHGRFVPWYRVIWVCLTFLGPMLSLETVWTFLDVCLGSMVLPNLIGLLGLSGIVVAETRGYFAARR; this is encoded by the coding sequence CTGCAAGAGTTCCTGGAAACGTTGGCCAACCTGGTCTGGGGCCCCCCGATGCTGGCCTTGACCGTGGGCACTGGCCTGTTCCTGACCGTCCGGTTGCGGGGACTGCAGTTCCAAAGGCTCTGGTCCTCCCTCTACCTGGCCCTGGTGACGCGCAGAGAGAGCGGAGCCCAGGGCGACGTCACCCACTTCCAGGCCCTGATGACCGCCCTGTCGGCCACGGTCGGCACCGGAAACATCGCCGGGGTGGCCACCGCCATCGTCTCGGGAGGCCCTGGGGCCCTGTTCTGGATGTGGGTAACAGGACTGGTGGGCATGGCCACCAAGTTCGCCGAAGCCCTGCTGGGAGTCAAGTACCGCATCCTGGGTCCGCGCGGCGAGATGTCGGGCGGGCCCATGCACTATTTGAGCCGGGGATTCAACCAGCCGGCGCTGGCCGCCCTCTATGCCTTTCTGGCAGCTTTCACCCTCACCGTGGGCGGCAACATGACGCAGTCCCACTCCATCGCCGAGGCCATGCGGGCCGGGCTGGGAGTACCCACCCTCTGGACCGGCGCCATCACGGCCGCCGTCACCGCGGTGGTCATCCTGGGCGGCATCCGCAGCATCGCCCGGGTCGCCAGCGCCCTGGTGCCCACCATGATCGTCATCTATTGCCTGGCCGGCCTGCTGGCCCTGGCGCTTCATTGGCAGGCGATACCGTCGGTGCTGGCAGAGGTCTTCAGGGGAGCCTTCACGCCGGCCGCGGCCGTGGGAGGATTTGCCGGCGCCGCCGTCCTGAAAGCCATCCGCTACGGGGTGGCCCGCGGCGTCAACAGCAACGAGAGCGGCATGGGCACGGCCGGAATCGCCGCCGCTGCCGCCCAGACCCGTCATCCGGTGACGCAGGCCCTGGTTTCCATGACTCAGACCTTTATCGATACGCTGGTGGTGTGCTCCGTCACCGGCTTCATCATCCTGGGAACCGGAGCCTGGAAGGGCGGAGCCAGCGGCGCCGCCCTGACAACGGCCGCCTTCCGGGAAGGCCTTCCCTTGTGGCTGCACGGGGATGTGATCGTCGCCATTACGCTGCCCCTCTTCGCCTTTTCCACCATCCTGGGCAACAACTACTACTCGGAGAAGGCACTGGAATACCTGTTCGGCCACGGTCGCTTCGTGCCCTGGTACCGCGTGATCTGGGTCTGTCTGACCTTTCTGGGCCCCATGCTCTCCCTGGAGACCGTGTGGACGTTTCTGGACGTGTGCCTCGGCAGCATGGTCCTGCCCAATCTGATCGGCCTGCTGGGCTTGAGCGGGATCGTCGTAGCCGAGACCCGAGGCTATTTTGCGGCGCGGCGGTAA